A single genomic interval of Schistocerca americana isolate TAMUIC-IGC-003095 chromosome 2, iqSchAmer2.1, whole genome shotgun sequence harbors:
- the LOC124593884 gene encoding uncharacterized protein LOC124593884 codes for MDKPDLYNLGCAPLTLLAAKQVDELWPVLTWPRQPLPVLDIGCGPGDVASKVLAPRLSPGTKLVVCDISTKMLEFCRQHNALPGTITYEQLDVVQPDLVNSAVWQYAPFGKVFCLLLLHWVPDNR; via the exons ATGGATAAGCCGGACTTGTACAACCTCGGGTGTGCTCCCCTCACGCTGCTGGCCGCCAAACAGGTTGACGAGCTGTGGCCGGTCCTCACGTGGCCGAGGCAGCCGCTGCCGGTGCTCGACATTGGCTGCGGGCCCGGTGACGTCGCCAGTAAG GTTTTAGCCCCGCGGCTGTCACCGGGTACGAAGCTGGTGGTCTGCGACATCAGCACAAAGATGCTGGAGTTCTGCAGGCAGCACAACGCGCTGCCAGGCACCATCACGTACGAGCAGCTGGACGTGGTTCAGCCCGACCTGGTGAACTCCGCCGTGTGGCAGTACGCGCCCTTCGGCAAGGTGTTCTGTTTGCTGCTGCTGCATTGGGTGCCCGACAACAG aTGA